A genome region from Bacteroides stercoris ATCC 43183 includes the following:
- the mobB gene encoding conjugal transfer protein MobB, whose protein sequence is MQAFEPYIALNSHVKKPVIHISLNPSQKDILSEEQMTVLAQEFMEKFGYGNQPYMVWLHEDINRKHMHIVSVRINEKGEKIDHNREAVRAQNICREMEVKYGLHPTLGEHGERELLSLQKVDYPKGNVKAQVKHTARTLLECYNCHSLAEYNTLLNLYNVTVYEVRGSVDGKEYHGIMYGALDDDGRQVGTPFKSSKFGKVLGYKALQKKFTASTKKVKKDKLAERTRQEIIKAMQDIGTKENFVRRLKDADIEVVYRINPEGRLYGITFIDHTTRAVFNGSRLGKAFSANVSNELFNNPDADRERLIPQPEQEPSCQERETKAEERQEGVEYRQQENQNQNESSGSLIDTSALGAVDIFSVLMEDDHTHEYIDPAFRYGRKKKKKRRRRL, encoded by the coding sequence GTGCAGGCTTTTGAACCTTACATCGCACTCAATTCACACGTCAAGAAACCGGTTATCCATATCTCATTGAATCCTTCCCAGAAAGACATTCTATCGGAAGAACAGATGACCGTATTGGCGCAGGAGTTTATGGAAAAGTTCGGTTACGGAAACCAGCCTTATATGGTCTGGCTGCACGAAGACATCAACCGCAAACACATGCACATCGTTTCGGTACGCATCAACGAGAAAGGAGAAAAGATAGATCACAACCGGGAAGCCGTCCGGGCACAGAACATCTGTCGTGAAATGGAAGTGAAGTACGGGCTTCATCCCACACTCGGAGAACATGGTGAGCGGGAACTACTATCCCTACAAAAAGTGGATTATCCGAAAGGCAACGTGAAAGCGCAGGTAAAGCATACCGCCCGTACATTACTGGAATGCTACAACTGCCATTCACTTGCCGAATACAACACCCTTCTGAATTTGTATAACGTCACTGTTTATGAAGTCAGGGGAAGCGTGGACGGAAAGGAATACCACGGCATCATGTACGGAGCTTTGGATGATGACGGGAGGCAGGTAGGCACGCCTTTCAAATCCAGTAAGTTCGGAAAGGTATTGGGCTATAAAGCACTGCAAAAAAAGTTTACCGCTTCTACTAAAAAGGTGAAGAAGGACAAACTTGCAGAAAGGACAAGGCAGGAAATCATTAAAGCCATGCAGGACATCGGCACGAAAGAAAATTTTGTCCGAAGGCTGAAAGATGCGGATATAGAGGTGGTTTACCGTATCAATCCCGAAGGACGTCTGTATGGTATCACCTTCATAGACCATACCACTCGGGCAGTGTTCAACGGCTCGCGTTTGGGCAAAGCCTTTTCAGCCAATGTGTCCAACGAATTATTTAACAACCCGGATGCAGACCGTGAAAGACTGATACCGCAACCGGAGCAGGAACCGTCCTGTCAGGAGAGGGAAACAAAAGCGGAAGAAAGGCAGGAAGGTGTGGAATACCGGCAGCAGGAAAATCAAAATCAGAATGAATCCTCCGGCAGCCTGATTGATACATCTGCACTCGGTGCTGTTGATATTTTCTCTGTACTTATGGAAGACGACCATACACACGAGTACATTGATCCGGCTTTCCGCTATGGACGCAAGAAAAAGAAGAAGCGAAGGCGCAGGTTATAA
- a CDS encoding DUF3408 domain-containing protein, giving the protein MVKKTSEQNPVDEAYLRSLMAGSPPERVTSSVPQKGETDRETAEETKTEFEAEEMPEKAASKTLKAALAEFMRRFLTPYKCEGRQGVYIDKELHQKISVIVGIAGKRQLTVGNYIDNVLREHFEKHSDEVKAYCQKSYNKIF; this is encoded by the coding sequence ATGGTAAAGAAAACGAGTGAACAGAATCCGGTGGATGAAGCCTACCTGCGCAGCCTGATGGCGGGTAGCCCGCCGGAAAGGGTTACATCGTCTGTTCCCCAAAAAGGGGAAACGGACAGGGAAACGGCAGAAGAAACAAAGACGGAATTTGAGGCGGAAGAGATGCCGGAAAAGGCCGCATCTAAAACGCTGAAAGCCGCACTGGCCGAATTTATGCGGAGATTCCTCACCCCTTACAAATGTGAAGGCAGGCAGGGTGTCTATATAGACAAGGAACTGCATCAGAAAATATCGGTCATTGTCGGCATTGCCGGTAAACGGCAGTTGACGGTGGGCAATTACATTGACAATGTATTGCGGGAACATTTCGAGAAACATTCGGATGAGGTGAAGGCATACTGCCAGAAGAGTTACAACAAAATATTTTAA
- a CDS encoding DUF3945 domain-containing protein has translation MAKKKQEQQEQSQDEHVMAILDKRTNKTAVVSKMNEQDGSLEIVPPDKKNSSSFLKLDRTSPLELFFTNFKNQYENPTSFSFFLVPLVLLEKTLNAVVQIRKGEDPGVEGKKLVENSELNDEGRIAKLARRYKFDEHQLPWKELAALGVDKQLLFDNHCMGEMLKGRITSMAFPISKEVNGEKKDMGEACFLCVKGEDGKVQLKTLSRLDKPQYDLPAYKGVFTDEEKQSLKDTGTLGAIKEMKDTHTGTVCNCYVSFHEPSNRIITMPVNAIKIPDYIYGKRLDDKQKQILASGGRLPINDIQRKNDTLLSGVAFVDPRIMDIAFKQSGEQLKVNDTIMGAKITPEQKKMLQNHEMVFVENMRYKGRVFSDDVRFSNKSNQLLIGRNAREYKPTIDSKKNDKKKEVKQQVPRHVASVKARSKKSLSVM, from the coding sequence ATGGCTAAGAAAAAGCAAGAACAACAAGAACAGAGTCAGGACGAGCATGTAATGGCCATCCTTGACAAGCGAACGAACAAAACCGCAGTCGTTTCCAAAATGAACGAGCAGGACGGTAGTCTCGAAATCGTGCCACCCGACAAGAAGAACAGCAGCAGTTTCCTCAAACTGGACCGTACCTCACCACTGGAACTATTCTTCACCAATTTCAAGAACCAGTACGAAAATCCCACGAGTTTCAGTTTCTTCCTCGTACCTCTTGTCCTTTTGGAAAAGACACTGAATGCCGTAGTCCAGATCCGAAAAGGGGAAGACCCCGGAGTGGAAGGCAAAAAACTGGTGGAGAACAGCGAACTCAACGATGAAGGACGTATCGCCAAACTTGCCCGTCGGTATAAGTTTGACGAACACCAGCTTCCGTGGAAAGAACTCGCCGCATTGGGAGTTGACAAGCAACTCTTGTTTGATAACCACTGCATGGGTGAGATGCTGAAAGGAAGGATTACCTCTATGGCTTTCCCCATCAGTAAGGAAGTGAACGGTGAAAAGAAGGATATGGGGGAAGCCTGTTTCCTCTGTGTCAAAGGGGAGGACGGCAAGGTGCAACTGAAAACTTTAAGCAGGCTTGACAAACCGCAGTATGACCTGCCTGCCTATAAAGGAGTATTCACGGACGAGGAAAAGCAGTCGCTTAAAGACACCGGAACTTTGGGGGCAATCAAGGAGATGAAGGATACCCATACGGGAACAGTCTGCAACTGTTATGTATCTTTCCATGAACCGAGCAACCGTATCATTACCATGCCCGTGAATGCCATCAAGATACCCGATTATATCTACGGGAAAAGGCTGGATGACAAACAGAAGCAAATCCTTGCGTCAGGAGGCCGGCTTCCCATCAACGACATACAGCGCAAAAACGATACGCTGCTTTCCGGAGTTGCTTTCGTCGATCCGAGAATAATGGACATCGCATTCAAGCAGTCCGGTGAACAACTGAAGGTCAACGACACTATCATGGGTGCCAAAATCACTCCTGAGCAAAAGAAGATGCTCCAGAACCATGAAATGGTGTTCGTTGAGAATATGCGCTACAAAGGCAGGGTATTTTCCGATGATGTACGTTTCAGCAACAAGAGCAACCAACTGCTGATAGGACGTAACGCCCGTGAATACAAACCCACTATTGATAGTAAGAAAAATGACAAGAAAAAGGAGGTGAAACAGCAGGTACCCCGCCATGTGGCGTCTGTAAAGGCCCGGTCAAAAAAGAGCCTTTCAGTCATGTAA
- a CDS encoding DNA-binding protein, translated as MNNRRTAPGGQMTHMLSTILAKVTNIEKLLAPAIHNLPDSEILDSKGVRLLTKMSDRTLLRRRNDGSLPFHRDKGKIYYRRSDVLRAMLLEKEEHSKNKRL; from the coding sequence ATGAATAACAGAAGAACTGCACCGGGTGGACAGATGACCCACATGCTCAGTACCATACTCGCCAAAGTAACCAACATTGAAAAGTTACTGGCTCCTGCCATACATAACTTGCCTGACAGCGAGATACTGGATTCAAAAGGCGTGCGCCTGCTTACCAAAATGTCCGACAGGACACTTCTAAGACGCCGTAATGACGGTTCGTTGCCTTTCCACCGTGACAAGGGGAAGATTTACTACCGCCGTTCGGACGTGCTGCGTGCCATGTTGCTGGAAAAAGAAGAACACTCTAAAAATAAAAGGTTATGA
- a CDS encoding DUF1896 domain-containing protein, whose protein sequence is MTIQDKNTATGELSYFETTLLLYLKESYPHIVDDKTLVRARADEAAGSYERAIRDGLSVTQALQLAEAVLYQDLRFSKFDTIFEVVSEWFPEVRPERRTDFCLKVLSPAETVFSKYPIDDRFESSPSYHTLTVELTGFIQFYIEQYGI, encoded by the coding sequence ATGACTATACAAGATAAAAATACCGCAACCGGAGAATTATCCTATTTTGAGACAACTCTCCTTCTTTATTTAAAGGAAAGCTATCCGCATATTGTCGATGACAAAACGCTTGTCCGGGCGCGGGCCGACGAGGCGGCAGGCAGCTACGAACGTGCCATACGTGACGGCTTATCCGTTACGCAGGCTTTGCAACTGGCCGAGGCCGTTCTCTATCAGGACTTGCGTTTTTCCAAATTCGATACGATTTTCGAGGTCGTGTCGGAGTGGTTTCCCGAAGTACGGCCTGAAAGACGGACGGATTTCTGCCTGAAAGTATTGTCACCCGCAGAAACAGTATTCAGCAAATATCCCATAGATGACCGGTTTGAATCATCCCCGTCCTATCATACACTTACCGTTGAACTAACAGGTTTCATACAATTTTATATAGAACAATATGGCATATAA
- a CDS encoding N-6 DNA methylase translates to MQESLQLPGIRPGRFLDPSAGTGMFISGLKDVSEVHCFEKDKLTGKILSSLYPESRVTIDGFQSIQPYYNNYFDMVSSNIPFGNTRVYDRDFDRSEDVVRKSSLAAVHNYFFLKGMDTLHEGGILAYITTSGVMDSPQNRPVREWLVNHANLVSAIRLPDNLFTDAGTEVGSDLIVLQKNTRKLELTEKERSFIETRIISGGIHINNSYADLDHIVHTSVSMGKNMYGQPAMNFIHEGGVGAISEHLRQLLAQDVENHLDRKLYDDNLSRSNNSTILKTEFETLLETAGEAERQEVQEKSPAQSYEPMLNLFAAYADEEQAEVQVVESRPSPSRAPSVSRKKKGNEPEMFNLFSQENMYDEAATQEDLTGERAAAEAKWQERRQKFEEERKKEMEPRPFTGEIRPEYKNGSIVKSGEQYGYLRGVGTPEAQFHPLKLTVTQQYRAAYYIPLREAYHNLYNKEAETETEQPELREELVKRYDSFYRMFRELNGKDNAKFLLMDAGGREILSLERSVNGKIQKADIFSVPVSFNANEVTHVDTPQEALAASLNKFGEVNLEYMENLSETGRQELLTQLENRIFYNPMMKNYEIKDRFIAGNVVAKVEWIENYLKDYPDDDASKKSLEALQKAIPEPISFELLDFNLGERWIPVSVYEEFAGYLFEAKAHIHYTESIDEFSVSFEETNANITDRYYVKGEKRGYYGNDLLKHALHNTVPDITKTVQDKEGNDIKVRDAEAIQLADTKINEIRSAFTGWLNEQLPEFKQNLADMYNRKFNCYVRPDYDGSLQSFPFLDLKGLGIPSLYDSQKNAVWMLKMNGGGIIDHQVGTGKTLIMCIAAFEMKRLGLANKPMIIGLKSNVHDIADTFKRAYPNARVLYPGKEDFTPEKRVGIFHDIKNNNWDCIILTHDQFGKIPQSPEIQQEIYTQEIDSIEENLAVFEQQGNEVSGWIKKGLEKRKENLEAKLEKLEQDIKDRTDDVTDFRQMGIDHLFVDESHNFKNLMFNTRHARVSGLGNPEGSMKAMNMLFAIRTIQERTGRDLGATFLSGTTISNSLTELYLLFKYLRPKEMERQGITCFDGWAAVYAKKSTDFEFSVTNQVVQKERFRYFIKVPELANFYAEITDYKTAEDVGVDRPELNEQLYHIPPTPQQEIFIQKLIKFAETGDAAYIDREPLSKAEEKAQMLIATNYSNKMSLDMRLIDPEYGDSPGNKASHCAAKIAEYYYKYLDQKGTQFIFSDLSTYKPDQWNIYSEIRRKLVEDHNIPEKQIKFIQEANSDNARKELFRDMNSGRIRFLFGSTQKLGTGVNAQERAVAIHHLDIP, encoded by the coding sequence ATGCAGGAATCCTTGCAGCTACCGGGAATCCGTCCGGGACGTTTTCTTGACCCTTCTGCCGGAACGGGCATGTTTATCAGTGGCTTAAAGGATGTATCCGAAGTCCATTGTTTCGAGAAAGACAAGCTCACGGGAAAAATCCTCTCATCCCTCTATCCGGAAAGCAGAGTGACCATAGACGGTTTCCAGTCCATACAGCCCTATTATAATAACTACTTCGATATGGTTTCATCCAATATACCGTTTGGAAATACCAGAGTTTATGACCGGGATTTTGACCGGAGCGAAGACGTCGTGCGTAAATCCTCACTTGCTGCCGTACATAACTATTTCTTTCTCAAAGGTATGGATACGTTACACGAAGGCGGGATACTGGCCTATATCACGACTTCGGGCGTCATGGACTCGCCACAGAACCGTCCCGTCAGGGAATGGCTGGTGAACCATGCCAATCTTGTTTCAGCCATACGTCTGCCGGACAATCTGTTTACCGATGCAGGTACGGAAGTGGGCAGCGACCTGATCGTATTGCAGAAGAATACCCGAAAATTGGAACTGACCGAAAAGGAGCGGAGCTTTATCGAGACCCGCATCATATCCGGCGGTATCCATATCAACAACAGCTATGCCGATTTAGACCATATCGTCCATACTTCCGTATCTATGGGCAAAAACATGTACGGACAACCGGCCATGAATTTTATTCATGAAGGAGGTGTCGGCGCCATTTCCGAACATCTCAGGCAGTTATTGGCACAAGATGTGGAGAACCATCTTGACCGGAAACTTTATGATGACAATCTATCCCGCTCAAACAATTCCACCATCCTCAAAACGGAGTTTGAGACACTATTGGAAACAGCAGGAGAGGCAGAACGGCAGGAGGTACAGGAAAAAAGCCCCGCACAGTCCTATGAACCCATGCTCAACCTGTTTGCCGCCTATGCGGATGAAGAGCAAGCGGAGGTGCAAGTCGTAGAAAGCAGACCTTCACCAAGCCGGGCACCGTCGGTATCCCGCAAAAAGAAAGGGAATGAACCGGAAATGTTCAATCTTTTCTCCCAAGAGAACATGTACGATGAAGCCGCCACGCAGGAAGACCTGACCGGGGAACGGGCGGCAGCGGAAGCAAAATGGCAGGAGCGCAGACAAAAATTCGAGGAAGAGCGGAAGAAAGAAATGGAACCACGACCGTTTACCGGAGAGATACGTCCCGAATACAAGAACGGCTCCATCGTGAAATCGGGTGAGCAATACGGATATTTAAGGGGGGTGGGTACTCCCGAAGCACAATTCCATCCGCTTAAACTGACAGTCACCCAACAATACCGGGCCGCCTACTATATCCCGCTCCGTGAAGCCTACCACAATCTCTACAATAAGGAAGCCGAAACGGAAACCGAACAGCCGGAACTACGGGAAGAACTGGTCAAGCGGTATGACAGTTTTTACCGCATGTTCAGGGAATTGAACGGAAAGGACAATGCCAAGTTCCTGTTGATGGATGCCGGAGGACGGGAAATACTGTCATTGGAACGTTCCGTTAACGGCAAGATACAGAAGGCGGATATCTTTTCTGTTCCCGTATCGTTCAACGCCAATGAAGTGACACATGTGGATACACCGCAGGAAGCGCTTGCGGCATCCCTGAACAAGTTCGGGGAGGTCAATCTGGAATATATGGAAAATCTCAGTGAAACAGGCAGGCAGGAACTGCTCACACAACTGGAAAACCGTATCTTCTACAATCCTATGATGAAGAACTATGAAATCAAGGACCGTTTCATAGCGGGCAATGTAGTGGCCAAAGTCGAATGGATAGAGAACTACCTGAAAGACTATCCCGATGACGACGCAAGCAAGAAATCATTGGAAGCCTTGCAGAAAGCCATACCGGAGCCGATCAGTTTCGAACTGCTTGATTTTAATCTGGGAGAAAGGTGGATACCCGTATCCGTATATGAAGAGTTTGCCGGTTATCTTTTTGAGGCAAAAGCCCATATCCACTATACGGAATCCATCGACGAGTTCAGTGTGAGTTTTGAAGAAACGAACGCGAACATCACCGACAGATATTATGTGAAAGGGGAAAAAAGAGGTTATTACGGAAACGACCTGCTGAAACATGCGCTGCACAACACCGTCCCCGACATAACCAAGACCGTTCAGGACAAGGAGGGCAATGACATAAAGGTACGTGACGCGGAGGCCATCCAGCTTGCCGACACCAAAATCAACGAGATACGCTCCGCCTTCACCGGCTGGCTGAACGAGCAGCTGCCCGAGTTCAAGCAGAACCTTGCGGACATGTACAACCGCAAGTTCAACTGCTATGTACGTCCCGATTACGACGGCTCCCTACAGAGTTTCCCGTTCCTTGACCTGAAAGGACTGGGCATACCGTCCCTGTACGACAGCCAGAAGAATGCCGTATGGATGCTGAAGATGAACGGCGGCGGTATAATCGACCATCAGGTAGGTACCGGCAAAACCCTTATCATGTGCATAGCCGCCTTTGAAATGAAACGACTCGGACTGGCGAACAAGCCGATGATTATCGGACTCAAAAGCAATGTGCATGACATAGCCGACACGTTCAAGAGAGCCTATCCGAACGCCAGAGTGCTGTATCCGGGCAAGGAGGACTTTACACCGGAGAAACGTGTCGGAATATTCCATGACATCAAAAATAATAACTGGGACTGTATCATCCTGACACACGACCAGTTCGGAAAAATACCCCAATCTCCCGAAATACAGCAGGAAATATATACGCAGGAAATAGACAGCATCGAAGAAAATCTCGCAGTATTCGAGCAGCAGGGCAATGAAGTGAGCGGCTGGATAAAGAAGGGGCTGGAAAAAAGAAAGGAAAACCTTGAGGCCAAACTTGAAAAGCTGGAACAGGATATAAAAGACCGGACGGATGACGTGACCGATTTCAGGCAAATGGGCATTGACCACCTCTTCGTTGACGAATCGCACAACTTCAAGAACTTGATGTTCAATACACGCCATGCAAGAGTTTCCGGTCTGGGAAACCCCGAAGGAAGCATGAAGGCCATGAACATGCTTTTCGCCATCCGTACCATACAGGAGCGTACAGGGAGGGATTTGGGGGCCACTTTCCTGTCCGGTACGACCATCTCCAACAGCCTGACGGAACTCTATCTCCTTTTCAAATATCTCCGTCCGAAGGAAATGGAGCGGCAGGGGATCACCTGTTTTGACGGCTGGGCGGCCGTCTATGCGAAGAAAAGCACGGACTTTGAATTTTCCGTGACCAACCAGGTCGTGCAGAAAGAGCGTTTCCGCTATTTTATCAAAGTGCCGGAACTCGCCAATTTCTATGCGGAGATAACCGATTACAAAACGGCCGAGGACGTAGGGGTTGACAGGCCGGAACTCAACGAGCAACTCTATCACATACCGCCCACTCCCCAACAGGAGATTTTCATTCAGAAACTGATAAAGTTCGCTGAAACCGGGGATGCGGCCTACATAGACAGAGAACCTTTGTCCAAGGCGGAAGAAAAGGCACAGATGCTGATCGCCACCAACTACTCGAACAAGATGTCGCTTGACATGCGGCTGATAGACCCTGAATACGGCGACAGTCCGGGAAACAAGGCGTCCCATTGCGCGGCCAAGATTGCGGAATATTACTATAAATATCTCGACCAGAAAGGCACACAGTTCATTTTTTCAGACTTGAGTACCTATAAACCCGACCAGTGGAACATCTACAGTGAGATAAGGCGCAAACTCGTGGAAGACCATAATATTCCGGAAAAGCAGATAAAGTTCATTCAGGAAGCAAACAGCGACAACGCACGCAAGGAACTGTTCAGGGACATGAACTCGGGCCGCATCCGTTTTCTTTTCGGTTCCACACAGAAACTGGGTACGGGTGTCAACGCACAGGAACGGGCCGTGGCCATCCATCATCTGGACATACCCTGA
- a CDS encoding ParA family protein → MGSDGVIATISALDYLFVPIKADRLVLESTLNFATTVNDRLIKTGISNLKALCMFWNMVDRRERTVLYDIYQQGFSLLGLDCLKTRIPVRSNFTKDLAITGGPVYRSTLFAPDAGFTKECGFDALMDEIMRTIKIV, encoded by the coding sequence ATGGGCAGTGACGGGGTGATTGCCACAATCAGTGCGCTCGATTACCTGTTCGTACCGATAAAGGCAGACCGCCTTGTGCTGGAAAGTACGCTGAATTTTGCCACGACTGTCAATGACCGCCTGATAAAGACCGGTATCTCCAATTTGAAAGCCTTGTGTATGTTCTGGAATATGGTGGACCGCAGGGAACGTACCGTTTTATATGACATTTACCAGCAAGGTTTCTCCCTCTTGGGACTGGACTGTCTCAAAACCCGTATTCCCGTGCGCAGTAACTTCACCAAAGACCTCGCCATTACGGGCGGCCCGGTTTACCGGAGCACCCTGTTTGCACCGGATGCGGGCTTTACGAAGGAGTGCGGCTTCGATGCGCTTATGGATGAAATCATGCGGACAATCAAAATCGTATAG